The following proteins are encoded in a genomic region of Sparus aurata chromosome 11, fSpaAur1.1, whole genome shotgun sequence:
- the LOC115591167 gene encoding transcription factor jun-D-like encodes MMKKDINLSLADDADLKPHLRDAESLLSSPDLGLLKLASPELERLIIQSNGMVTTTPTSSQFLYPKTVTDEQEFAEGFVKALEDLHKQNQLSGAVQTNSSLDLGANIAPVTVQPDLPVYTNLSSYGSGPLETTVNYSTDTVPFPPPPSHHLGAAPPQPELSRVQPLKEEPQTVPDVQSFGDSPPLSPIDIDSQERMKAERKRLRNRIAASKCRMRKLERISRLEDKVKTLKNHNVDLASTASLLREQVSQLKQKVLTHVNSGCQLLPHEVQVH; translated from the coding sequence ATGATGAAGAAGGATATTAACTTGAGCCTGGCGGACGACGCTGACCTCAAGCCGCATCTCCGCGACGCCGAGAGCCTCCTCAGCTCCCCGGACCTGGGGCTGCTCAAACTGGCCTCCCCGGAGCTGGAGCGGCTCATCATCCAGTCCAACGGGATGGTCACGACGACGCCCACCAGCTCCCAGTTCCTCTACCCGAAGACGGTGACGGACGAGCAGGAGTTCGCCGAGGGCTTCGTCAAGGCGCTGGAGGACCTGCACAAGCAGAACCAGCTGAGCGGAGCCGTTCAGACGAACAGCAGCCTGGACCTGGGCGCCAACATCGCCCCGGTCACCGTGCAGCCGGATCTACCGGTGTACACGAACTTGAGCAGTTACGGCAGCGGGCCGCTGGAAACCACCGTCAACTACTCCACAGACACCGTCCCTTTCCCGCCTCCTCCGTCGCATCATTTGGGGGCAGCCCCGCCGCAGCCCGAGCTCTCTCGGGTCCAGCCGCTGAAGGAGGAGCCTCAGACGGTCCCCGACGTGCAGAGCTTCGGGGACAGTCCGCCGCTGTCTCCCATCGACATTGACTCACAGGAGCGCATGAAAGCCGAGAGGAAGAGGCTGCGCAACCGGATTGCAGCCTCCAAGTGTCGGATGCGCAAACTGGAGCGGATCTCCAGGCTGGAGGACAAGGTCAAAACGCTGAAGAACCACAACGTCGATCTGGCCTCAACGGCGAGCCTGCTGAGGGAGCAAGTGTCCCAGCTGAAGCAGAAAGTCCTCACCCATGTCAACAGCGGCTGCCAGCTGCTGCCACACGAAGTCCAGGTCCACTAG
- the LOC115591569 gene encoding LOW QUALITY PROTEIN: ras-related protein Rab-3A-like (The sequence of the model RefSeq protein was modified relative to this genomic sequence to represent the inferred CDS: inserted 3 bases in 2 codons): MSTRFIKTSLTAAVPLLQFQDTAGQERYRTITTAYYRGAMGFILMYDITNEESFNAVQDWSTQIKTYSXDNAQVLLVGXQCDMDDERVVSGDRGRQLSEHLGFEFFEASAKDNINVKQTFERLVDIICEKMSESLDAGDPAVTGAKQGPQLTEQPAPPHQDCAC, encoded by the exons ATGAGTACTCGA TTCATAAAAACATCTCTAACTGCTGCTGTTCCTCTTTTGCAATTCCAGGACACGGCGGGTCAGGAACGTTACCGCACCATCACCACGGCCTACTACCGAGGAGCCATGGGCTTCATCCTCATGTACGACATCACCAACGAGGAGTCATTCAACGCTGTCCAGGACTg GTCGACTCAGATCAAGACGTACT TGGACAACGCCCAGGTGCTGCTGGTAGG ACAGTGCGACATGGATGATGAGCGAGTGGTGAGCGGAGACAGAGGccggcagctgtctgagcaccTCG gttttgagttcttcgaggcCAGCGCCAAGGACAACATCAATGTGAAGCAGACCTTCGAGCGCCTGGTCGACATCATCTGTGAAAAGATGTCTGAGAGCCTGGACGCTGGAGATCCCGCCGTCACGGGGGCCAAACAGGGGCCCCAGCTGACAGAGcagcctgctcctcctcaccagGACTGTGCATGTTAA
- the LOC115591168 gene encoding ras-related protein Rab-3A, with protein MASATATYGQKESSDQNFDYMFKILIIGNSSVGKTSFLFRYADDSFTPAFVSTVGIDFKVKTIYRNDKRIKLQIWDTAGQERYRTITTAYYRGAMGFILMYDITNEESFNAVQDWSTQIKTYSWDNAQVLLVGNKCDMDDERVVSGDRGRQLSEHLGFEFFEASAKDNINVKQTFERLVDIICEKMSESLDAGDPAVTGAKQGPQLTEQPAPPHQDCAC; from the exons ATGGCCTCAGCAACAGCGACCTATGGGCAGAAGGAGTCTTCGGACCAAAACTTTGACTATATGTTCAAGATCCTCATCATTGGCAACAGCAGCGTGGGCAAAACGTCCTTCTTGTTCCGCTACGCCGACGACTCCTTCACACCAGCCTTTGTCAGTACGGTGGGCATCGACTTCAAGGTGAAGACCATCTACAGGAATGACAAGAGGATCAAATTACAGATCTGG GACACGGCGGGTCAGGAACGTTACCGCACCATCACCACGGCCTACTACCGAGGAGCCATGGGCTTCATCCTCATGTACGACATCACCAACGAGGAGTCATTCAACGCTGTCCAGGACTg GTCGACTCAGATCAAGACGTACTCGTGGGACAACGCCCAGGTGCTGCTGGTAGGAAACAAGTGCGACATGGATGATGAGCGAGTGGTGAGCGGAGACAGAGGccggcagctgtctgagcaccTCG gttttgagttcttcgaggcCAGCGCCAAGGACAACATCAATGTGAAGCAGACCTTCGAGCGCCTGGTCGACATCATCTGTGAAAAGATGTCTGAGAGCCTGGACGCTGGAGATCCCGCCGTCACGGGGGCCAAACAGGGGCCCCAGCTGACAGAGcagcctgctcctcctcaccagGACTGTGCATGTTAA